In Archocentrus centrarchus isolate MPI-CPG fArcCen1 chromosome 1, fArcCen1, whole genome shotgun sequence, the following proteins share a genomic window:
- the LOC115778493 gene encoding basic salivary proline-rich protein 2-like, translating into MDHFCPEPPHSSEEKAAHSALQPGGPAQPERSGPEGPTQSELPGGPAQPERSEPEGPSPEPECPTQSELLGVFAQSEQPRGPAQSEPLGVSAQSRPSVSSECPAQSEPLGVFTQSKPLEGPAQSERSEPEGPAPEPECPAQPEPSGGPAQPERSEPEGSTQSELLGVPLSRSAPSQRSEQPGGPAQSEPLGVSTQSRPSVSSECPAQSEPLGVFTQYKPLEGPAQSERSEPEGPAPEPECPAQPEPSGGPAQPERSEPECPTQSELLGVFAQSEPPGGPTQPERSEPEWFPIQPERSEPEGPAPELECPAQSKPPRGPAQSEPPESSECPAQSEP; encoded by the exons ATGGATCACTTCTGTCCTGAG CCACCTCATTCGTCTGAGGAGAAGGCTGCGCACTCTGCACTgcagccagggggtcccgctcagcccgAGCGCTCCGGGCCAGAGGGTCCCACTCAGTCCGAGctgccagggggtcccgctcagccggagcgctccgagccagagggtccttCACCGGAGCCCGAGTGTCCCACTCAGTCCGAGCTGTTGGGGGTCTTCGCTCAGTCCGAGCAGCCACGaggtcctgctcagtccgagccgttgggggtctccgctcaatCCAGGCCTTCCGTGTCTTCCGagtgtcccgctcagtccgagccattGGGGGTCTTCACTCAGTCCAAGCCGTtggagggccccgctcagtccgagcgttctgagccagagggtcctgcACCGGAGCCCGAGTGTCCCGCTCAACCAGAGCCatcagggggtcccgctcagcccgAGCGTTCCGAGCCCGAGGGTTCCACTCAGTCCGAGCTGctgggggtcccgctcagccggagcgctccgagccagagg TCCGAgcagccagggggtcccgctcagtccgagccgttgggggtctccacTCAGTCCAGGCCTTCCGTGTCTTCGGagtgtcccgctcagtccgagccgttgggggtcttcACTCAGTACAAGCCGTtggagggccccgctcagtccgagcgttctgagccagagggtcctgcACCGGAGCCCGAGTGTCCCGCTCAACCAGAGCCatcagggggtcccgctcagcccgAGCGTTCTGAGCCCGAGTGTCCCACTCAGTCCGAGCTGTTGGGCGTCttcgctcagtccgagccgccagggggtcccacTCAgcccgagcgctccgagccagagt GGTTCCCCATTCAGCctgagcgctccgagccagagggtcctgcACCGGAGCTTGAGTGTCCTGCTCAGTCCAAGCCACCacggggtcccgctcagtccgagccgccagagtCTTCCGagtgtcccgctcagtccgagccatga